The sequence AACAACTCGCTCGCTGTTCAGGCGTCGATGTGATCATCGGCGGTCACGAACACACTTTGCTCGAGTCGATGGCCGGGCGCGCTCCCATCTTCAAAATGACGGCCGACGCGCGCGAGATGGGTCGCATCGATCTCAACATCGATAAGAAGACCGGAAAACTCGAGAGCATCGATTGGAAAGTCATCCCGGTCACCAACGAGTACGAAGACGATTCGAGCTTCGCCGCGCTCAACGAAAAGTACGGCCCCCTTTTGAAGAGTCTGGAGCAGCCTGTTGGCCGCACGGACGTCCCGCTGGATATGAAAAGCGAGAATGTCCGCACCCGCGAGACGAACATGGGCAACTTCATCGCTGACACCTACCGGCAGGCCACGGGCGCGGACGTAGCGCTCGTCAACGGCGGATCGATTCGCGCCGACGCGCTCATCCAGCCAGGAGTGTTAACCAAGCGCGACGTGCTTTCCATTCTGCCGTTCAATAATAAGGTCCTGAAGATCGAGTTGACCGGCGCCACCCTGCGCGCGGCACTGGAACACGGCGTGGGATCAATCGGTGTCGAGGCCCAACCCGGCCGCTTTCCACAAGTGTCGGGCATTCGCTTCACCTACGACGCTACGCGCAAACCGGGAGAACGCGTTACGAACGTGACGGTGAACGGCCGCCCGCTGCTCGATCGACAGAAGTACACTTTGGCGGCGACGAATTATGTAATTAAGGATGGCGGCGACGGCTACACAATGTTCCGCGACGCAAAGGTTTTGGTCGGGGCTGAGCAAGCGCCCAGCGAATCAGACATTTTGGAGAAGGCGATCACGTCCGTTCGTCCGATCGCGCCGAAGGTCGAGGGACGCGTAACGCGAGTCGATACGCCGAAGGATAAGCGTTCGTGCCCTGAAGGTTAGCGATGCTTACTAAGAACCGGTTCAAACAGTTGACGGCGTTGCTGGCGTTCATGTCGATGGTCGGCGGCATAAGTTCGTCCGGACAATCCGGTAGACGCGGTTCGAAGCCCAACTCGAATCCGCCGCCGGTTGCTGCTCCGTCGCCTGCGAATTCACCGGCTGAGAGCTCTGATCGAACCGCGCGCCTGAAACTGGATTTGTTGGTGGCGGCCGATTACTCCGGTAAGAGGCTTCCGTCTGAAGCGCGGGTTTATGCGAGTAATTTGATTCGCTTGCGCGAACTTAGCGACGGCTCGATCACCGACCTCGGTGAATTGGGGACCAGCGAGGTCATAAAACGGGCGAAACAAGAGCAGACTGTTTACGTGGCACTATTGAAGTTCGAAATCGATGCCGTGCAAGACGGGAAGCTAATTCTGAACTCGCAAAATCTCGAGGTCCAGTGTCACGTTTATGAGCCAAAGACAGGGAAACGGATTGTTAAGGATAAAACCTACTATCAACCGGTCGGGCCCTTCGGATCGAGAACGCCAGGTGAAATAGGATCGGGAGCTCCACCCGTCAAGCTAACCACTGAGGCAGCCGGCGCCTCAGTCGCCGATCAAATCCGGCATGGATTATTGTTGGCTCTGCGCGAGCGATCATCCGTCGAGTAGCTGCGCGCATCACCGCAACTCAACTTCAACCGGCGCTGCGCCTTTTGAGTCGTAACCTTCGGGCCAGTTTGAGATGTTCACGCCGTAAAGCCAATCCGCCTGCGGCGTCACTTCGAATCTAACGGTAAACGGAAGGCCGCGAGCGGCGCGGAGGCGCGGTCCCCACGAATCAATCTTCCATTCCTGAATCTGCGGCGCTTTGGGATTCTCCCAGGTGATTAGCCGCGAATCGATTTCTGTTCCGTTCACAAACAACGTCACGCGCGTCCGAATCCAATCTGTTTTCGCGTCAGTCGGCAGAACGGGCTGGATGTGCGCGCGCACGACGATCTCGCCAACACGGCGACGAGTCTCGCGACCAGGTACGACGAACTCGAAGTAGCCGACACCTCCGCCCCAGATGTAACCGGATCCGCCGCCTAGCTTTTCGAACCGTCCGCGTACGACCGTCTCAGGTGCAAACTTATAGAGCACGCGTCCGTCCTGCTCGTAAATGATCTGCGGCCGCACGCTTTCATCGGTTTCGTTGCGCGCGAAGGCAAATTGCCGCGGCACGAGATGCTTGCCGGCGTCGAGCAGACCCGGTGGCGGCGTCGCGTTCATCAGCGAGGAGAATGCGTGCGACGCGCCGCGAATCTCCGCCAGCAGGGCGGCATCTCGATTCGTGGTGTAGGTCACGCCATAACCACGCGTCGGTTCGGGCGTGAGAATCCAGAACATGGCGCCGCTCGCGCCGTCGCGGGCCGAGTACTCGAAAAATGCCCGGTACCATTCAAGTAGTGACGAGCCGTTAAAGCCGTCGTGCGGTACGCCGAACTCGCCGAACACTAAAGGCTTCTGCAGCGTCGCGGCGGCGGAGACCCGGTTAGCGATGAATTCCCCGAGGGCCTTTGGGGTATCGACAAAACTGTCTTCGTCGTCCCGGGGATAGTTGTGAACGTCGACGTAATCGATATTTGCCAGCGCGTGATCCTTGAGCCACTCGCGGCGCTCGGCTGCAGTGCGATAGCCCCACACGCCCGGAGCCACCACGTGATTCGGATCGAGTGATTTCACATACGCGCTCATCTCAGTGATCCATGCCCGCCGCTCGTCCCAGCGACCGGTCAGACAGCGCGCTTCGTTCATCAACTCGTAACCAAAAATATTCGGGTCGTCGCGGTACATGACTCCGGTCACAGAGTTGCGGCGTCCAACAATTTTTTCGACGTGTTCGCGGTAAAGGCGTCTGGTGGTTTCGTTCGTGTAGAACAGCATCGCCTTTTCGTCGTTGATGCCAAACGGATAGTTGTCATCATCGGCGCCGTTGATTCCGGCCCAGCGCAGATACTGAGTCACGCCACCGGTGTCGCGCCACCAATTCGCCAGGCAAATCTGCACTTTCAAGCCGTGGCGGGCCGCTTCAGCAATTATCTGATCAAGAAAAACAAACTCAGCCTCGTTCCACTCAGTTGGGGTGCGGCGAAACCAGCGATCGCGCCGCCAGTTGTTGGCCGGCTGAACATCTTCCAGACCGCCTTCGCCAGAGGCCCAGATGCGGACTACTTTCATTCCCGACGACGCCGACACCCGCAGCATCTCAGGCATAGCCGCGCGCGTCTCCTTCTGAAACATGACATCGACGTTTGCGCCGACGAAGCGGAACGGCTTGCCATCGACTACGAAACGGACGCCGTTAGCGCGCACAAATCCGCGGCGCGCGGAAGTTGTGCCGCCGCGCCAACTTGAAAACGCAAACACAATCGCCGCGACTGCAAGCAAAGCAGACGCGGCGACAAATAATCGCTTAC is a genomic window of Pyrinomonadaceae bacterium containing:
- a CDS encoding 5'-nucleotidase C-terminal domain-containing protein, producing the protein MTANAKLLFRRALLGLFLAAFLIQPQPVTAQTQTECPVRITLLQVNDVYQFAPVDGGTRGGLARVATLRKKILAESPHTLFLMAGDTISPSIESNTYKGAQMIEAWNAAGLDYATLGNHEFDFGPEVLLQRMGESKFKWLAANVLDKKTGKLFGDTPEFIVREFEGVKIGMFGILLPETTSTSRPGPNVDILDPCETAGRVIPKIRAAGAQVIVALTHLSMAEDKQLARCSGVDVIIGGHEHTLLESMAGRAPIFKMTADAREMGRIDLNIDKKTGKLESIDWKVIPVTNEYEDDSSFAALNEKYGPLLKSLEQPVGRTDVPLDMKSENVRTRETNMGNFIADTYRQATGADVALVNGGSIRADALIQPGVLTKRDVLSILPFNNKVLKIELTGATLRAALEHGVGSIGVEAQPGRFPQVSGIRFTYDATRKPGERVTNVTVNGRPLLDRQKYTLAATNYVIKDGGDGYTMFRDAKVLVGAEQAPSESDILEKAITSVRPIAPKVEGRVTRVDTPKDKRSCPEG